Genomic segment of Candidatus Deferrimicrobiaceae bacterium:
CTCGTGCGCCCGGATCATGGACGTCAGGACGTCCCCCATGACCAGAGGCGCGGCGCCCGCGCGGCGGTTTCGCCGGCTGACGTGATCCGAGACCGCCAGGATCCCTCCCAGGTTATCGGAGGGATGCCCCCACTCGGCCGCCAGCCACGCGTCGTTGTAGTCGAGCCACCGGATCTGGGCGCCGATGTCGAAGGCGCCCTGGACGGGATCGAGGACGTGCGACGTGCCGGGAACCCGGACCCCGTCGGGGACGACCGTTCCGGGAACGACAGGCCCCAGCATCCGGGCGCAGGCCGGGAAGCGGAGGGCAAGCAGGGCGCATCCGAGCGCGTCGAGCAGCACGAGGCAGGCCGTCTCGTACGCCTCGGCGCTCCCGACGGTGCCGGAAAGCACGTAATCGGCGATCTCGACCATCTCCCGGTCGGGCTCGGGACGGAGGTTGGATTCGGGGGCCGTTGTCATGCCGCGTGCGCCCCTCCCGCGCGCTGCCGGATCGGCTCGACCGCCCGCGGCCCGGGGCCGACGTAATCGGCGACGGGGCGGAAGATCCGGTTCGACGCCCGCTGCTCGATGATGTGCGCCGCCCAGCCGGCGACCCGGGCGAACACGAAGACCGGGGTGAACATGCCGCTGGGAATGCCGCAATGGTGATAGGCCGAGGCGCTGTAGAAATCGAGGTTCGGGTAGAGCCCCTTCTCTTCGCGGACCAGCGTCTCGATCCTTTCGGAGACCCGGAACAGCCGCAGGTCGCCGGCCGATTCCGCGAGCTTGCGGGACCACTCCTTGATGATGGCCGATCGGGGATCGGGCGCCTTCCGGTAGATCCGGTGGCCGAATCCCATGATCTTCTCGCCGCCGGCCAGCATGGCGCGGACCGCGACCGCCGCCTCGTCGGGCGTGGCGAACCGGTCGATCAGCCGCATCGCCTCCTCGTTGGCGCCCCCGTGCAGCGGCCCGCGCAGCGTTCCGATCGCCGAAGTCACCGCCGAGTAGAAATCGGTCAGCGTCGATGCGGTGACGCGGGCGGAGAAGGTGGAGGCGTTGAACTCGTGCTCTGCGTAAAGGATCAGCGACACGTCGAGCGCGCGCCGGTGGAGGTCGCGGACCGTCCGGCCGTGGAGCAGGTGCAGGATGTGGCCGGCCAGCGTCTCTTCGCCCGAGTCGGTGTCGACGCGGTGTCCGTTGTGATGGTAATGGTGCCAGTAGAGAAGCATGCCGGGAAGCGCCGACAGCAGACGGTCGGCGATGTCGCGCGCATCGTGCTTCTCCCGTTCGGGTTCGAGCGTGCCGATCGCCGAGCAGCCGGTGCGGAGGACGTCCATCGGGTGGGATGTTCCGGGCAGCTCCTCGAGGATGATTTTCAGCGGGCCGGGCAACCGCCGCATCCCGCGCAGGCACAGGCGGTAGGCCTCCAGTTCTTCACGGCCGGGCAGATTCCCGTGGATCAGGAGATGGGCCACTTCCTCGAACGAGACGTGCGTGGCCAGCTCCTCGATCGGATAGCCTCGATAGCTGAGTCCCCTTCCCTTCTTGCCGACCGTGCTGATCGCCGTCTCCCCGGCGACGACCCCTTCGAGCCCGGCGCTATAAGCATGTTCGGTCATGACGGATCCTCCTTTCCGAACAGCGCATCCAGTTTTCGCTCGTAGTCTTCGTATCCGATGATGTCGTACATCTCGGCCCGCGTCTGCATGCTCCCCAGGACGTTCCGCTGGGTCCCTTCGGAGCGGATCGCCCGGAAGACCGCCTGTCCCGCGGCTGCCATCGCCCGGAAGGCGGAAAGCGGGTAGAGCGCGAGCCGGACACCGACGCTGCGCAGCTCTTCGACGGTGTAGAGGGGGGTGACGCCGAATTCGGTCATGTTGGCAAGGACCGGCACGCCGACGATGTCGACGAACCGCCGGTAATGGGAAAGGTCGGCCAGCGCCTCGGGAAAGATCATGTCGGCCCCCGCCTCCCGGTAGCGGCCGGCCCGCTCGACGGCCGCTTCCAGCCCCTCGATCGCCACCGCGTCGGTCCGGGCCATGATCACGAACGACGGGTCGGTCCGGCCGTCGACCGCCGCCTTGATCCGGTCGACCATCTCGCCCGGCGATGCGAGCTGCTTGCCGGGGCGGTGGCCGCACCGCTTCGCTGCCACCTGGTCCTCGATGTGGATTCCCGCCGCGCCCGCCCGCGTCATCTCCCGGACGGTCCGGGCGATCGCGAAGGCGTGCCCCCACCCCGTCTCCGCGTCGACCAACAGCGGAAGGCGGCTCGCGCCGGTGATCCGGCGCGTCTCCTCGAGCACGGTGTCGAGCGAGGTCATCCCCAAGTCGGGCAACCCCAGCGCCGCGTTGGCAACGCCGGCCCCGGAGAGGTAGAGCGCCCGGAAGCCGGCCCGTTCCGCCATCATCGCCGCGTAGGCATCGATCGCCCCCATTACCTGGAGCGGGCTTTCCTCCTCGATGGCCCGGCGCAGCAGCGCTCCGGGCGTAACCGGATTCACCATCGTTTGCTCCTTTTCATCCGTCTATTGGATGCCTTGCGGGGTAGTGCGAGTTCTAGACGTCGAGCACGACGGTCGCCTTCCAGCGACCGCGCACCCGGGCGACGGCGAGCCGGTGCAGCGTAACCGCCTTGACGTCTACGAGCAAGGGATGCCGGGCCCGGTCGATCCGCTCCCCGATGAGCCGCGCCTCGAGGGCGTAGCCGCCCTCCCCTTCCGTGATGCGCAAGGCATCGGGATGCACGAGGAGAAGCCTCGCATCCTTCAGGAAAACCAGCTCCTGGAGGAATTCGAAGAGCAGCAGGTCGAGCGCGCCGTTCGATAGCCTAACGGACCGCGTCTCGCTCCGCGCGACCGTTTCGGGCCGTTCGACCATCGTCCGGAGGAGCGCCTCGGCGCAGGCGGAGAACATCCCCTCCCGGCTGTCCCCCCACGCCGCAAACGCGACGTCGGCCAAGGCCACCTTCGGGAGGAATCGGAAGGGCACGCTCAACCCTTGATGTTGCCGAGCGGGATCATCTTGGCCACCCGGCGGCTGAGGCCGGCGGCCTCGGTCGTCTCGGCGATCTCGTCGATGTCTTTGTAGGCCAGCCCCGCCTCCTCGGCCAGGCCTCCGTACGAATCGGTCCGGACGTAGATTCCGCGCTCGGCCATCCCGTCCAGCAGCGCCTTCCCGCGCACCCGCTTCTTCGCCTCGTGACGGCTCATCGTCCGGCCGCTGCCGTGCGCCGTCGTATAGAAGGTGTCGGCCGCGCCCTTCTCGGCGACAAGCAGGTAGGAGCCGGTTTCCATGCTGCCGCCGATGATCACCGGCTGGCCCGTCTCGCGATAGGCGTCGGGAATGCCGGCCATCCCGGGCGGGAAGGCGCGGGTGGCGCCCTTTCGGTGGACCAGCACCTCGCGCATCGCGCCGTCGATCGCGTGCCGCTCGAGCTTGGCGGTGTTGTGCGCCACGTCGTAAACCATGCGCATGTCGAGATCCTCGGGGGAACGGCGGAAGACGACGGAAAACGCTTCCCGGATGCGGTGCGTGATGACCTGCCGGTTGGCGAATCCCATGTTGACCGCGCATTTCATCGCCTTGTGGTAGGCCTGCCCCTCGGGCGACCGGAACGGGGCGCACGCCAGTTCGCGGTCGTCGAGATGGATCCCGTATTTCGGCGTCATGACCTTGAGGAAAGCGTTGAGGGAGTCGGTCGCCACCTGATGGCCGAAGCCGCGGCTGCCGCAATGGAACATCACGAAGATCTGGTTGGGGAGGGTGATGCCGAAGCTCCGGGCAGTACCGGGATCGAACACGTTTTCGGGCCGGACGACCTGGACCTCGCAGTAGTGGTTGCCCGAACCGGCAGTGCCGAGCTGGTCGTACCCCCGCTCGATCGCCTTCTCGCTGCAGGCGGCGGCGTCGGCGCCGGCGTAGCAGCCCTCTTCCTCCGTCATCGTGAGGTCTTCGGGCCAGGCGTAGCCGTTTTTCAGGCACCACCGGGATCCCTTCTCGAGGACGTCGCGAAAGCCGCTCCGGGTCATCTTGACCGTACCAGAGCAACCCACGCCGGTCGGGATCCGGGCGAAGAGCAGGTCGACCAGTTCTCGGATCCGGGGCCGGACCTCGTCCTCGGTCAGGTTCGTCCGGATAAGCCGCATCCCGCAGTTGATGTCGAAGCCGATCCCGCCGGGGGAGATCACCCCGGATTCCGGGTCCATCGCGGCCACGCCCCCGATGGGGAAACCGTACCCCCAATGGCCGTCGGGCATGCACCACGCATATTTCAGGATTCCGGGGAGGCAGGCCACGTTGGCGGTCTGCGCGAAGACGCCGTCGTCCATCCGCTCGAGGAGCGAACGCGAGGCGACGAAGCGGGCCGGGACCCGCATCCCCTTCTTGTGGGAAGGGGGCAGCTCCCAGACGGTCGGGGAGATTCTGTGGATCAAAGCAGGGAGCGGCATGTTCATTGACCTCCCCACACGGATCAAGCGTCGGGCGTTACTCGGAAGCCGCCTTCGGACAACCCGCGCAGGCGGGAGCCCCCTCGGCCTTTCCTTCGGCGCACGGCGCCGGTTTCCGGTGGTGCTTGCCCTCGACCGACTTGCTGGCATAATCGGTCTTGTACCAGCCGGATCCCTTCAACTGGAAAGAGCTTTCGGACATCACGCGATCGGTCTTGCCGCCACAGGAAGGACAGATGGGCCCCGGATCGTCGTAGCCCTGGATCTGCTCGGTCACCTTCTCGCATTTGCGGCACTGGTATTCATAGATCGGCACGGCTGTTTCTCCTTGGTTCGACGTGGAAAAGGGGCCGAGCCCTCACGGCCCGGCCCCCTCTGGTTCGATGCCTTTGCTCCCGCTTCGGTTCGAAGCGCGCGCCGGCCTGGCCTTCCTAGTACATCCCGCCGCCCGGAGGCATCGGGGGCATCTGCGGCTTCTCCTCGGGCTTCTCGGAGATCGCGCACTCGGTCGTGATCATGAGGCCCGCCACGGACGACGCATTGAGCAGCGCGACGCGGGTGACCTTGGTCGGATCGAGGATGCCGGCCTTGATCAGGTCTTCGAACTCGTCGGTGCGGGCGTTGTAGCCGAAGCTGCCCTTGCCGCTCTTGATCTTGTCGACGATCACGCCGCCGTCCTGGCCCGCGTTGACCGCGATCTGGCGTGCCGGCTCGAACAGCGCCCGCTTGACGATGTCGACGCCCGCCGCTTCTTCGTGGTCGAGCTTGAGGGTCTCGAGCACGGCCGCCGCGCGGATGTACGCGACGCCGCCGCCCGCGATGATGCCTTCCTCGACCGCCGCACGGGTCGCATGGAGGGCGTCCTCGACGCGCGCCTTCTTTTCCTTCATCTCGGACTCGGTCGCCGCGCCGACGTTGATGACGGCCACGCCGCCGACCAGCTTGGCGAGACGTTCCTGCAGCTTTTCCTTGTCGTAGTCGGAGGTGGTCTCCTCGATCTGCGCCCTGATCTGCTTGACGCGCCCTTCGATATCGGCCTTCTTGCCGGCGCCGTCGACGATGGTGGTGTTCTCCTTGTCGATGACGACGCGCTTGGCGCGGCCGAGGTCGGTCAGCTGGACCGCTTCGAGCTTGACGCCCAGCTCTTCGGCGATGCACTTGCCGCCGGTGAGGACGGCGATGTCCTCGAGCATGGCCTTGCGGCGGTCGCCGAAGCCCGGCGCCTTGACCGCCATCGCGTTAAGCGTGCCGCGCAGCTTGTTGACGACCAGCGTTGCGAGCGCTTCACCCTCGACGTCCTCGGCGATGATGAGCAGCGGGCGGCTGGAGCGGGCGATCTGCTCGAGCAGCGGGAGCAGGTCCTTCATGTTGGAGATCTTCTTCTCGTAGATGAGGATGAACGGATCCTCGAGGACGGCTTCCATGCGCTCGGGATCGGTCACGAAGTAGGGCGAGGAGTAGCCGCGGTCGAACTGCATGCCTTCGACGATCTCGAGGGTGGTTTCCATCCCCTTGGCTTCCTCGACCGTGATGACGCCTTCCTTGCCGACCTTGGCCATCGCCTCGGAGATGATGTTGCCGATCGTCTCGTCGTTGTTGGCCGAGATGGTGCCGACCTGCGCGATTTCCTTGGGGTCCTTCGTGGCCTTGCTCATCTTCTTGAGCTCGCCCGAGACCGCCTCGACGGCCTTGTCGATGCCGCGCTTGAGCGACATCGGGTTGAAGCCGGCGGCGACCAGCTTGGCGCCCTCACGATAGATCGCCTGCGCGAGCACGGTGGCGGTGGTGGTGCCGTCGCCGGCCACGTCGCTCGTCTTGGAGGCGACTTCCTTGACCATCTGCGCGCCCATGTTCTCGAACTTGTCGGAAAGCTCGACTTCCTTGGCCACCGTCACGCCGTCCTTGGTGACCAGCGGGGAGCCGAACGACTTCTCGATGATGACATTGCGGCCGCGGGGTCCCAGCGTCACCTTGACCGCATCGGCCAATGCGTCGACGCCGACCTTGATCGCGCCGCGCGCTTCTTCGCTGAACTTGAGAATCTTCGCCATCGTGAACTACCTCCTCTTGAACTTATGGGTGAATGTAATAATTTCCGGATTACTTGCCGGTGATGACGGCCAGGATGTCGTCTTCGCGCAGGATCAGGTGCTCGACGCCCTCGATCTTGATCTCGGTGCCCGAGTACTTTCCGAACAGGATCTTGTCGCCGGCCTTGACGCCCGGGGCGACGAGCGTGCCGTTGTCGGTCACCTTGCCGGGGCCGACGGCCACGACCAGCGCTTCCTGCGGCTTTTCCTTGGCGCTGTCGGGGATGATGATCCCGCCCTTGGTCTTCGTCTCTTCTTCGACCCGCTTGACCAGGATCCTGTCCTGCAATGGCTTGACACTCATGTCGCATCCTCCTATTTCGTGATGGGGGTTGATTGCCTGACGGCTGTTAGCACTCGTTCACGTCGAGTGCTAACAAGGAATATAAAACGCCCCCGGAATCGTGTCAAGGGGGAAAGCGCGGAAGGGACGGGACTACAGGTTGCGGCGGGTCATTTCCTCTTCGAAGTACTTGCGGTAGAGGATCTCCCATTCGCGGCCGCCCTCGGGGACCCGTTTGACCTGCTTCGAGATCTTGGCGCGCGCGGCGTCGTCGGCTTCGTCGGTCGCCTTCGCGTAGGCGTCGAGGACCGCGCGGGCCTCGCGCTGGGCGGCGGCGGGATCGGGAAACTCGGCGAGCCCGTCATTCTTCAGTCGTGTCATTTGCAAGTGAGCCCAGTGGCCGCGCCGGTCGTTGGAAATGGTCATCCCGCGTCTCCTTTAAAGGACGATGCCGCGCTCTTCGGCGAGGCGCTGCTTGATCTTCTGGAACAGCAGGCGGGCGTTGGCCTGTGTCGCGTTGAGCTCCTGCGAATGCTTCTCGAGCAGCGCCTCGACTTCCCGGTCGAGCGCCTCTTCCCGCCCGATGTCGGCCATGATGGCCGCGGTCATCGCCGCGATCAGCGCCTCGTCGGTCCCCTTCTTGCGGATCATCCCCTTGGCGCTCCAGCGCGTGAGCGTCGCCCGGCAGATCCGTTTTGCGGCGTCCTCGGTGAATCTCATCCCTTTCCCCTCCCCTTCGGCCTTGCGACCCAATCCCGGAAATCGTCGCCGATCGCGCCGCGACGGCGGTACCGTTCCATGGCAACAGAGCACGGGCAATCGCGCGGGCTCGCATCGAGCGCCCTGGCCGCCGCGATCGCCAGCGCGGGAATCGCGTTCTTGGCCGCCTCGACGCGCCCGGCCTGCTCCGCGGGCAGCATCCCCTCGAACAGCGCCCCCTTCTCGTAGGGAAGCGCCTTGACCCCTTCGGCGTAGTTGGTGACGTAGAGCACCGGCGCGTAGCAGATCTCGAGCTCGCGCGCGAGGAACGCCTCGGGGCACAGCGTCATCCCGACCAGGTCGCCCCCCGCCCGTCCGTAGAAGCGGATCTCGGCGGGCGTCTCCAGGCGCGGCCCCTCGGTGCAGGCGTAGACGCCGTCACCGTGCATCTTGTGACCCGCGATCCCTTTTCCCCATGCCGCCTGCAATGCAGTGCGGATCGGCTCGCAAAAAACGGGGAACTGCCGGATGAAGCCGATCCCCTTCCCTTCGTAGAAGGTCGAGGGGCGGTTCTTGGTGAAATCAAGCAGATCGTCGGGGAGCACGAGGTCGCCGGGACGGTATTTCGGAGAAATGGAGCCGGGGCCCGACCAGGCGATGATCCTTGTCACGCCCAGCGATTTCGCAGCGTAAATGTTGGCCCGGTAGTTGACGTACGGCGCCGTGGTCTCGTAGCCGTGCTCGCCGTGCCGGGAGAGGAAATAGTAACGAAAGCCGTCTTTTTCGTGAAGGTGGACCGGATTGGAAAGGCCGTACGGCGTACGGACCCGTCGCGGGGGAGCGAGCCGGACGCCGAGCGTTCCCTCGGGGAGGGCGTAGCCGCCGGACCCTCCGAGCAGGAGGGTCCGGGGCTCTGCCTTGGACGCTGTCTTCAGAAACCGACCCGGACGCCGAGATTGACCGTCCAGCCGCCGACATTGACGTCCTGTCCGAAATAGGTGGACTCGACGATGTGGTACTTCCCTTCGAAGTTGAGGGCGATCTTGGGGTTGAGCCAGGCGTCGGCTCCGAGCGACAGGTAGCCGCCGAAATTGGTGTCGGAATCGCTGATGCCGATCGGGTTGTCCAGATTGGAGCGATAGAAGCCGAGCCCCAGACCGATGTACGGTTCGACGACCGGCTGCGGGTAGATCAGTCGCGCGCCGAACGTCAGCGGGACGACCGACACCTTGGCTGCACCGGGACCATCCGCGCCGTAGGCGCCGAGGTTCGCTTCTATGGCGATGTTCTCGTTGACGCGCGAGCCGAGGCCGAAGTCGACGTTGTAGCCGCTGTCGAACCCATCGAGCCCGTCGGTGTCGTTGTTGGGGGAGAAGATCCCCAAATGCCCGAAGAGGTAGGGTTCGCCGAACTGCGCGTGGCGAGGAGGCGGTGCGCCGCCGGAGAAGCCGCGCGCGGCGAATGCCGCGGTCGACAGCGAAAGCATCGCGGCGAGCGCGATCAGGATTGAAATCCGTTTTTTCATGGTATCTGACCTCCTGGTGAGTTTACGGCTGCCGCATACCGTTCGAGGATAACTCCCGAGCGGGTAGAAATAAAGAGCGACGCGCGCCTATAATGGACGCCATCCCCCAAACGGGCAAGGAGTCGCCTCATGATCATCGTCATGGCGCCGTCGGCGTCGAAAAAGGATATCACCTCCGTCATCGCGCGGATCAAGGAGCTGGGATACACCCCCCACCCCATTTACGGCACCACGCGCACGGTTATCGGCGCGATCGGCGACGAGCGGGGGAAGGCGATCCTCCAGTCGCTCGAGCCGCTGCCGGGCGTCGAGCAGGTCGTTCCGATCCTCAAGCCCTACAAGCTGGCCAGCCGCGAGATCAAGTCCGAGCGGTCGGTCATCAAGATCGCCCCCGGCGTCACGATCGGCGGGAGGCAGCTGCTCGTCATGGCCGGCCCCTGCTCGGTCGAGAGCGAGGCCCAGATGATCGAGACGGCCCACGCGGTCAAGGCCGCCGGCGCCCAGGTGCTGCGGGGCGGCGCGTTCAAGCCTCGCACCAGCCCCTACGCCTTCCAGGGACACGGCGAGAAGGGCCTCAAGATGCTGCGCAAGGCGGGCGACGCCGCGAAGATGCCGGTCGTCACCGAAGTGATGAACACCGAAGAGGTCGGATTGGTTTCCGAATATGCCGACATCATCCAGATCGGCGCGAGAAACGTCCAGAATTTCGCGCTGCTCAAGAAGGTCGGGAAGTCGAAGCGCCCCATCCTGCTCAAGCGCGGCATGATGACCACGATCAATGAAACGCTGATGAGCGCCGAATACTGCCTCTCCGAGGGCAGCCGCAGCGTCATCCTGTGCGAGCGCGGCATCCGCACCTTCGAGGACGCCACCC
This window contains:
- a CDS encoding citrate/2-methylcitrate synthase; its protein translation is MTEHAYSAGLEGVVAGETAISTVGKKGRGLSYRGYPIEELATHVSFEEVAHLLIHGNLPGREELEAYRLCLRGMRRLPGPLKIILEELPGTSHPMDVLRTGCSAIGTLEPEREKHDARDIADRLLSALPGMLLYWHHYHHNGHRVDTDSGEETLAGHILHLLHGRTVRDLHRRALDVSLILYAEHEFNASTFSARVTASTLTDFYSAVTSAIGTLRGPLHGGANEEAMRLIDRFATPDEAAVAVRAMLAGGEKIMGFGHRIYRKAPDPRSAIIKEWSRKLAESAGDLRLFRVSERIETLVREEKGLYPNLDFYSASAYHHCGIPSGMFTPVFVFARVAGWAAHIIEQRASNRIFRPVADYVGPGPRAVEPIRQRAGGAHAA
- the prpB gene encoding methylisocitrate lyase encodes the protein MVNPVTPGALLRRAIEEESPLQVMGAIDAYAAMMAERAGFRALYLSGAGVANAALGLPDLGMTSLDTVLEETRRITGASRLPLLVDAETGWGHAFAIARTVREMTRAGAAGIHIEDQVAAKRCGHRPGKQLASPGEMVDRIKAAVDGRTDPSFVIMARTDAVAIEGLEAAVERAGRYREAGADMIFPEALADLSHYRRFVDIVGVPVLANMTEFGVTPLYTVEELRSVGVRLALYPLSAFRAMAAAGQAVFRAIRSEGTQRNVLGSMQTRAEMYDIIGYEDYERKLDALFGKEDPS
- a CDS encoding archease, translated to MPFRFLPKVALADVAFAAWGDSREGMFSACAEALLRTMVERPETVARSETRSVRLSNGALDLLLFEFLQELVFLKDARLLLVHPDALRITEGEGGYALEARLIGERIDRARHPLLVDVKAVTLHRLAVARVRGRWKATVVLDV
- a CDS encoding RtcB family protein, whose product is MPLPALIHRISPTVWELPPSHKKGMRVPARFVASRSLLERMDDGVFAQTANVACLPGILKYAWCMPDGHWGYGFPIGGVAAMDPESGVISPGGIGFDINCGMRLIRTNLTEDEVRPRIRELVDLLFARIPTGVGCSGTVKMTRSGFRDVLEKGSRWCLKNGYAWPEDLTMTEEEGCYAGADAAACSEKAIERGYDQLGTAGSGNHYCEVQVVRPENVFDPGTARSFGITLPNQIFVMFHCGSRGFGHQVATDSLNAFLKVMTPKYGIHLDDRELACAPFRSPEGQAYHKAMKCAVNMGFANRQVITHRIREAFSVVFRRSPEDLDMRMVYDVAHNTAKLERHAIDGAMREVLVHRKGATRAFPPGMAGIPDAYRETGQPVIIGGSMETGSYLLVAEKGAADTFYTTAHGSGRTMSRHEAKKRVRGKALLDGMAERGIYVRTDSYGGLAEEAGLAYKDIDEIAETTEAAGLSRRVAKMIPLGNIKG
- a CDS encoding zinc ribbon domain-containing protein encodes the protein MPIYEYQCRKCEKVTEQIQGYDDPGPICPSCGGKTDRVMSESSFQLKGSGWYKTDYASKSVEGKHHRKPAPCAEGKAEGAPACAGCPKAASE
- the groL gene encoding chaperonin GroEL (60 kDa chaperone family; promotes refolding of misfolded polypeptides especially under stressful conditions; forms two stacked rings of heptamers to form a barrel-shaped 14mer; ends can be capped by GroES; misfolded proteins enter the barrel where they are refolded when GroES binds) — protein: MAKILKFSEEARGAIKVGVDALADAVKVTLGPRGRNVIIEKSFGSPLVTKDGVTVAKEVELSDKFENMGAQMVKEVASKTSDVAGDGTTTATVLAQAIYREGAKLVAAGFNPMSLKRGIDKAVEAVSGELKKMSKATKDPKEIAQVGTISANNDETIGNIISEAMAKVGKEGVITVEEAKGMETTLEIVEGMQFDRGYSSPYFVTDPERMEAVLEDPFILIYEKKISNMKDLLPLLEQIARSSRPLLIIAEDVEGEALATLVVNKLRGTLNAMAVKAPGFGDRRKAMLEDIAVLTGGKCIAEELGVKLEAVQLTDLGRAKRVVIDKENTTIVDGAGKKADIEGRVKQIRAQIEETTSDYDKEKLQERLAKLVGGVAVINVGAATESEMKEKKARVEDALHATRAAVEEGIIAGGGVAYIRAAAVLETLKLDHEEAAGVDIVKRALFEPARQIAVNAGQDGGVIVDKIKSGKGSFGYNARTDEFEDLIKAGILDPTKVTRVALLNASSVAGLMITTECAISEKPEEKPQMPPMPPGGGMY
- the groES gene encoding co-chaperone GroES; protein product: MSVKPLQDRILVKRVEEETKTKGGIIIPDSAKEKPQEALVVAVGPGKVTDNGTLVAPGVKAGDKILFGKYSGTEIKIEGVEHLILREDDILAVITGK
- a CDS encoding MTAP family purine nucleoside phosphorylase; the encoded protein is MDGQSRRPGRFLKTASKAEPRTLLLGGSGGYALPEGTLGVRLAPPRRVRTPYGLSNPVHLHEKDGFRYYFLSRHGEHGYETTAPYVNYRANIYAAKSLGVTRIIAWSGPGSISPKYRPGDLVLPDDLLDFTKNRPSTFYEGKGIGFIRQFPVFCEPIRTALQAAWGKGIAGHKMHGDGVYACTEGPRLETPAEIRFYGRAGGDLVGMTLCPEAFLARELEICYAPVLYVTNYAEGVKALPYEKGALFEGMLPAEQAGRVEAAKNAIPALAIAAARALDASPRDCPCSVAMERYRRRGAIGDDFRDWVARPKGRGKG
- a CDS encoding porin family protein, producing the protein MKKRISILIALAAMLSLSTAAFAARGFSGGAPPPRHAQFGEPYLFGHLGIFSPNNDTDGLDGFDSGYNVDFGLGSRVNENIAIEANLGAYGADGPGAAKVSVVPLTFGARLIYPQPVVEPYIGLGLGFYRSNLDNPIGISDSDTNFGGYLSLGADAWLNPKIALNFEGKYHIVESTYFGQDVNVGGWTVNLGVRVGF
- the aroF gene encoding 3-deoxy-7-phosphoheptulonate synthase, with the translated sequence MIIVMAPSASKKDITSVIARIKELGYTPHPIYGTTRTVIGAIGDERGKAILQSLEPLPGVEQVVPILKPYKLASREIKSERSVIKIAPGVTIGGRQLLVMAGPCSVESEAQMIETAHAVKAAGAQVLRGGAFKPRTSPYAFQGHGEKGLKMLRKAGDAAKMPVVTEVMNTEEVGLVSEYADIIQIGARNVQNFALLKKVGKSKRPILLKRGMMTTINETLMSAEYCLSEGSRSVILCERGIRTFEDATRNTLDLSAVPVFHERTHLPVIVDPSHGTGHAQYVQPMALASVAAGADGLMIEVHPTPEKAWSDGPQSLDFAKFAELMKALAPFIAAAGRTL